From one Thunnus maccoyii chromosome 6, fThuMac1.1, whole genome shotgun sequence genomic stretch:
- the esrrd gene encoding estrogen-related receptor gamma isoform X3, with product MSTRLFFSVGYKHPGSSVCLILVMLQAHWLILQAPPPPSLPSSVMTGDADKYHRRHLGASDVSIWEAVQSGIRIRMELKDFCLTDDFHHFLKPQRPLDSSSSSSSSPSPADEARSPASFLHSSPLSPCFPLDATPALSPSHPAFLLPSPASSSSSYSLLCGPPEPDSPTGSSSSGGSGSGSAAVSDASTCFSVSDSFSAQVDSILRGDYLTPLGPVGPKRLCLVCGDFASGYHYGVASCEACKAFFKRTIQGNIEYSCPVMNECEITKRRRKACQACRFQKCLQAGMMREGVRMDRVRGGRQKYKRRVEAGLGLYAKAPYAHVHPVSSRNKVISHLLLTEPAPLAASQDDSTNDGSLRTLLTLCDLLNRELLVLIGWAKQIPGFSALSLVDQMSLLQSGWMEALLVGVAWRSQASAGEELVFARNLQLDEAQCRAAGLADLYEALRHLTSRYQAMNLSPEEVVTLKAMALANSDAEPVDCPDSVQRFQDGLHEALQEYESSRREQHRAGRLLMSLPLLRQTADRAVQAFLRLHRHRRVPLHKLLLEMLDAKA from the exons ATGTCGACTCgactcttcttctctgttgGTTATAAACATCCTGGAAGCTCCGTGTGTTTGat ACTGGTGATGCTGCAAGCTCATTGGCTGATCCTCCAGgccccgccccccccctccctgccCTCCTCTGTGATGACAGGAGACGCAGATAAATATCACCGCCGACACCTCGGAGCCTCAGATGTGTCT ATTTGGGAGGCGGTGCAGTCAGGGATCAGGATCAGGATGGAGCTGAAGGACTTCTGTCTGACAGACGACTTCCATCACTTCCTCAAACCACAGCG cCCCCTggactcctcctcttcctcctcttcctccccttccCCGGCTGATGAAGCTCGCTCTCCTGCCTCCTTCCTCCACTCCTCCCCTCTCAGTCCCTGCTTCCCGCTGGACGCCACACCGGCTCTCAGCCCCTCTCACCCGGCCTTCCTCCTCCCCAGTCcggcctcctcctcttcctcctacaGCCTCCTCTGCGGACCCCCGGAGCCCGACTCCCCGACAGGATCTAGTTCCAGCGGAGGAAGCGGCAGCGGCAGCGCTGCGGTGTCGGATGCTTCCACCTGTTTTTCGGTGTCGGATTCGTTTTCAGCTCAG GTCGACTCCATCCTGCGAGGCGACTACCTGACACCTCTGGGTCCCGTGGGGCCGAAGCGTCTCTGCCTGGTTTGTGGAGACTTTGCGTCCGGTTATCACTACGGCGTGGCGTCCTGCGAGGCCTGCAAGGCGTTCTTCAAGAGGACCATACAAG GCAACATCGAGTACAGCTGTCCGGTGATGAACGAGTGTGAGATCACCAAGCGGAGGAGGAAAGCCTGTCAGGCCTGCCGCTTCCAGAAGTGTCTCCAGGCCGGGATGATGAGGGAAG GTGTTCGAATGGACCGAGTCAGAGGAGGACGGCAGAAGTACAAGAGGAGGGTCGAGGCCGGACTCGGTTTATACGCCAAAGCTCCGTACGCTCACGTTCACCCCGTCAGCAGCC GAAACAAGGTGATCTCCCACCTGCTGCTGACAGAGCCCGCCCCTCTGGCTGCCAGTCAGGATGATTCGACCAATGACGGCAGCCTGCGGACGCTGCTGACCCTCTGTGACCTCCTGAACCGCGAGCTGCtggttctgattggctgggccAAACAGATCCCAG GCTTCTCCGCGCTGTCATTGGTCGACCAGATGTCGCTGCTGCAGAGCGGCTGGATGGAGGCGTTGCTGGTGGGCGTGGCCTGGCGTTCGCAGGCCTCGGCGGGGGAGGAGCTTGTGTTCGCCAGGAACCTGCAGCTGGACGAGGCTCAGTGTCGAGCCGCCGGATTGGCCGACCTGTACGAGGCGCTGCGTCACCTGACGTCCAGGTACCAGGCGATGAACCTGAGCCCCGAGGAGGTGGTGACGCTGAAGGCCATGGCGCTCGCTAACTCcg ACGCGGAGCCGGTGGACTGTCCGGACTCGGTGCAGCGGTTCCAGGACGGGCTCCACGAGGCGCTGCAGGAGTACGAGTCGTCCCGCAGGGAGCAGCACCGGGCGGGTCGGCTGCTGATGAGCCTCCCTCTGCTGCGGCAGACCGCCGACCGAGCCGTGCAGGCCTTCCTGCGGCTACACCGCCACCGCCGCGTCCCCCTCcacaaactgctgctggagATGCTCGACGCCAAGGCCTGa
- the esrrd gene encoding estrogen-related receptor gamma isoform X1 → MSTRLFFSVGYKHPGSSVCLILVMLQAHWLILQAPPPPSLPSSVMTGDADKYHRRHLGASDVSIWEAVQSGIRIRMELKDFCLTDDFHHFLKPQRPLDSSSSSSSSPSPADEARSPASFLHSSPLSPCFPLDATPALSPSHPAFLLPSPASSSSSYSLLCGPPEPDSPTGSSSSGGSGSGSAAVSDASTCFSVSDSFSAQVDSILRGDYLTPLGPVGPKRLCLVCGDFASGYHYGVASCEACKAFFKRTIQGNIEYSCPVMNECEITKRRRKACQACRFQKCLQAGMMREGVRMDRVRGGRQKYKRRVEAGLGLYAKAPYAHVHPVSSREFKLSRSGRHSNQNFMRTLTSYCSIVSCLLGNKVISHLLLTEPAPLAASQDDSTNDGSLRTLLTLCDLLNRELLVLIGWAKQIPGFSALSLVDQMSLLQSGWMEALLVGVAWRSQASAGEELVFARNLQLDEAQCRAAGLADLYEALRHLTSRYQAMNLSPEEVVTLKAMALANSDAEPVDCPDSVQRFQDGLHEALQEYESSRREQHRAGRLLMSLPLLRQTADRAVQAFLRLHRHRRVPLHKLLLEMLDAKA, encoded by the exons ATGTCGACTCgactcttcttctctgttgGTTATAAACATCCTGGAAGCTCCGTGTGTTTGat ACTGGTGATGCTGCAAGCTCATTGGCTGATCCTCCAGgccccgccccccccctccctgccCTCCTCTGTGATGACAGGAGACGCAGATAAATATCACCGCCGACACCTCGGAGCCTCAGATGTGTCT ATTTGGGAGGCGGTGCAGTCAGGGATCAGGATCAGGATGGAGCTGAAGGACTTCTGTCTGACAGACGACTTCCATCACTTCCTCAAACCACAGCG cCCCCTggactcctcctcttcctcctcttcctccccttccCCGGCTGATGAAGCTCGCTCTCCTGCCTCCTTCCTCCACTCCTCCCCTCTCAGTCCCTGCTTCCCGCTGGACGCCACACCGGCTCTCAGCCCCTCTCACCCGGCCTTCCTCCTCCCCAGTCcggcctcctcctcttcctcctacaGCCTCCTCTGCGGACCCCCGGAGCCCGACTCCCCGACAGGATCTAGTTCCAGCGGAGGAAGCGGCAGCGGCAGCGCTGCGGTGTCGGATGCTTCCACCTGTTTTTCGGTGTCGGATTCGTTTTCAGCTCAG GTCGACTCCATCCTGCGAGGCGACTACCTGACACCTCTGGGTCCCGTGGGGCCGAAGCGTCTCTGCCTGGTTTGTGGAGACTTTGCGTCCGGTTATCACTACGGCGTGGCGTCCTGCGAGGCCTGCAAGGCGTTCTTCAAGAGGACCATACAAG GCAACATCGAGTACAGCTGTCCGGTGATGAACGAGTGTGAGATCACCAAGCGGAGGAGGAAAGCCTGTCAGGCCTGCCGCTTCCAGAAGTGTCTCCAGGCCGGGATGATGAGGGAAG GTGTTCGAATGGACCGAGTCAGAGGAGGACGGCAGAAGTACAAGAGGAGGGTCGAGGCCGGACTCGGTTTATACGCCAAAGCTCCGTACGCTCACGTTCACCCCGTCAGCAGCCGTGAGTTCAAACTTTCTCGCTCAGGCCGTCATTCAAATCAAAACTTTATGCGAACGTTAACGTCTTATTGTTCTATCGTTTCCTGTCTTTTAGGAAACAAGGTGATCTCCCACCTGCTGCTGACAGAGCCCGCCCCTCTGGCTGCCAGTCAGGATGATTCGACCAATGACGGCAGCCTGCGGACGCTGCTGACCCTCTGTGACCTCCTGAACCGCGAGCTGCtggttctgattggctgggccAAACAGATCCCAG GCTTCTCCGCGCTGTCATTGGTCGACCAGATGTCGCTGCTGCAGAGCGGCTGGATGGAGGCGTTGCTGGTGGGCGTGGCCTGGCGTTCGCAGGCCTCGGCGGGGGAGGAGCTTGTGTTCGCCAGGAACCTGCAGCTGGACGAGGCTCAGTGTCGAGCCGCCGGATTGGCCGACCTGTACGAGGCGCTGCGTCACCTGACGTCCAGGTACCAGGCGATGAACCTGAGCCCCGAGGAGGTGGTGACGCTGAAGGCCATGGCGCTCGCTAACTCcg ACGCGGAGCCGGTGGACTGTCCGGACTCGGTGCAGCGGTTCCAGGACGGGCTCCACGAGGCGCTGCAGGAGTACGAGTCGTCCCGCAGGGAGCAGCACCGGGCGGGTCGGCTGCTGATGAGCCTCCCTCTGCTGCGGCAGACCGCCGACCGAGCCGTGCAGGCCTTCCTGCGGCTACACCGCCACCGCCGCGTCCCCCTCcacaaactgctgctggagATGCTCGACGCCAAGGCCTGa
- the esrrd gene encoding estrogen-related receptor gamma isoform X4, whose amino-acid sequence MELKDFCLTDDFHHFLKPQRPLDSSSSSSSSPSPADEARSPASFLHSSPLSPCFPLDATPALSPSHPAFLLPSPASSSSSYSLLCGPPEPDSPTGSSSSGGSGSGSAAVSDASTCFSVSDSFSAQVDSILRGDYLTPLGPVGPKRLCLVCGDFASGYHYGVASCEACKAFFKRTIQGNIEYSCPVMNECEITKRRRKACQACRFQKCLQAGMMREGVRMDRVRGGRQKYKRRVEAGLGLYAKAPYAHVHPVSSREFKLSRSGRHSNQNFMRTLTSYCSIVSCLLGNKVISHLLLTEPAPLAASQDDSTNDGSLRTLLTLCDLLNRELLVLIGWAKQIPGFSALSLVDQMSLLQSGWMEALLVGVAWRSQASAGEELVFARNLQLDEAQCRAAGLADLYEALRHLTSRYQAMNLSPEEVVTLKAMALANSDAEPVDCPDSVQRFQDGLHEALQEYESSRREQHRAGRLLMSLPLLRQTADRAVQAFLRLHRHRRVPLHKLLLEMLDAKA is encoded by the exons ATGGAGCTGAAGGACTTCTGTCTGACAGACGACTTCCATCACTTCCTCAAACCACAGCG cCCCCTggactcctcctcttcctcctcttcctccccttccCCGGCTGATGAAGCTCGCTCTCCTGCCTCCTTCCTCCACTCCTCCCCTCTCAGTCCCTGCTTCCCGCTGGACGCCACACCGGCTCTCAGCCCCTCTCACCCGGCCTTCCTCCTCCCCAGTCcggcctcctcctcttcctcctacaGCCTCCTCTGCGGACCCCCGGAGCCCGACTCCCCGACAGGATCTAGTTCCAGCGGAGGAAGCGGCAGCGGCAGCGCTGCGGTGTCGGATGCTTCCACCTGTTTTTCGGTGTCGGATTCGTTTTCAGCTCAG GTCGACTCCATCCTGCGAGGCGACTACCTGACACCTCTGGGTCCCGTGGGGCCGAAGCGTCTCTGCCTGGTTTGTGGAGACTTTGCGTCCGGTTATCACTACGGCGTGGCGTCCTGCGAGGCCTGCAAGGCGTTCTTCAAGAGGACCATACAAG GCAACATCGAGTACAGCTGTCCGGTGATGAACGAGTGTGAGATCACCAAGCGGAGGAGGAAAGCCTGTCAGGCCTGCCGCTTCCAGAAGTGTCTCCAGGCCGGGATGATGAGGGAAG GTGTTCGAATGGACCGAGTCAGAGGAGGACGGCAGAAGTACAAGAGGAGGGTCGAGGCCGGACTCGGTTTATACGCCAAAGCTCCGTACGCTCACGTTCACCCCGTCAGCAGCCGTGAGTTCAAACTTTCTCGCTCAGGCCGTCATTCAAATCAAAACTTTATGCGAACGTTAACGTCTTATTGTTCTATCGTTTCCTGTCTTTTAGGAAACAAGGTGATCTCCCACCTGCTGCTGACAGAGCCCGCCCCTCTGGCTGCCAGTCAGGATGATTCGACCAATGACGGCAGCCTGCGGACGCTGCTGACCCTCTGTGACCTCCTGAACCGCGAGCTGCtggttctgattggctgggccAAACAGATCCCAG GCTTCTCCGCGCTGTCATTGGTCGACCAGATGTCGCTGCTGCAGAGCGGCTGGATGGAGGCGTTGCTGGTGGGCGTGGCCTGGCGTTCGCAGGCCTCGGCGGGGGAGGAGCTTGTGTTCGCCAGGAACCTGCAGCTGGACGAGGCTCAGTGTCGAGCCGCCGGATTGGCCGACCTGTACGAGGCGCTGCGTCACCTGACGTCCAGGTACCAGGCGATGAACCTGAGCCCCGAGGAGGTGGTGACGCTGAAGGCCATGGCGCTCGCTAACTCcg ACGCGGAGCCGGTGGACTGTCCGGACTCGGTGCAGCGGTTCCAGGACGGGCTCCACGAGGCGCTGCAGGAGTACGAGTCGTCCCGCAGGGAGCAGCACCGGGCGGGTCGGCTGCTGATGAGCCTCCCTCTGCTGCGGCAGACCGCCGACCGAGCCGTGCAGGCCTTCCTGCGGCTACACCGCCACCGCCGCGTCCCCCTCcacaaactgctgctggagATGCTCGACGCCAAGGCCTGa
- the esrrd gene encoding estrogen-related receptor gamma isoform X2 gives MIEEEEVNPLFRLVMLQAHWLILQAPPPPSLPSSVMTGDADKYHRRHLGASDVSIWEAVQSGIRIRMELKDFCLTDDFHHFLKPQRPLDSSSSSSSSPSPADEARSPASFLHSSPLSPCFPLDATPALSPSHPAFLLPSPASSSSSYSLLCGPPEPDSPTGSSSSGGSGSGSAAVSDASTCFSVSDSFSAQVDSILRGDYLTPLGPVGPKRLCLVCGDFASGYHYGVASCEACKAFFKRTIQGNIEYSCPVMNECEITKRRRKACQACRFQKCLQAGMMREGVRMDRVRGGRQKYKRRVEAGLGLYAKAPYAHVHPVSSREFKLSRSGRHSNQNFMRTLTSYCSIVSCLLGNKVISHLLLTEPAPLAASQDDSTNDGSLRTLLTLCDLLNRELLVLIGWAKQIPGFSALSLVDQMSLLQSGWMEALLVGVAWRSQASAGEELVFARNLQLDEAQCRAAGLADLYEALRHLTSRYQAMNLSPEEVVTLKAMALANSDAEPVDCPDSVQRFQDGLHEALQEYESSRREQHRAGRLLMSLPLLRQTADRAVQAFLRLHRHRRVPLHKLLLEMLDAKA, from the exons atgatagaagaagaagaagtcaatCCCCTGTTTAGACTGGTGATGCTGCAAGCTCATTGGCTGATCCTCCAGgccccgccccccccctccctgccCTCCTCTGTGATGACAGGAGACGCAGATAAATATCACCGCCGACACCTCGGAGCCTCAGATGTGTCT ATTTGGGAGGCGGTGCAGTCAGGGATCAGGATCAGGATGGAGCTGAAGGACTTCTGTCTGACAGACGACTTCCATCACTTCCTCAAACCACAGCG cCCCCTggactcctcctcttcctcctcttcctccccttccCCGGCTGATGAAGCTCGCTCTCCTGCCTCCTTCCTCCACTCCTCCCCTCTCAGTCCCTGCTTCCCGCTGGACGCCACACCGGCTCTCAGCCCCTCTCACCCGGCCTTCCTCCTCCCCAGTCcggcctcctcctcttcctcctacaGCCTCCTCTGCGGACCCCCGGAGCCCGACTCCCCGACAGGATCTAGTTCCAGCGGAGGAAGCGGCAGCGGCAGCGCTGCGGTGTCGGATGCTTCCACCTGTTTTTCGGTGTCGGATTCGTTTTCAGCTCAG GTCGACTCCATCCTGCGAGGCGACTACCTGACACCTCTGGGTCCCGTGGGGCCGAAGCGTCTCTGCCTGGTTTGTGGAGACTTTGCGTCCGGTTATCACTACGGCGTGGCGTCCTGCGAGGCCTGCAAGGCGTTCTTCAAGAGGACCATACAAG GCAACATCGAGTACAGCTGTCCGGTGATGAACGAGTGTGAGATCACCAAGCGGAGGAGGAAAGCCTGTCAGGCCTGCCGCTTCCAGAAGTGTCTCCAGGCCGGGATGATGAGGGAAG GTGTTCGAATGGACCGAGTCAGAGGAGGACGGCAGAAGTACAAGAGGAGGGTCGAGGCCGGACTCGGTTTATACGCCAAAGCTCCGTACGCTCACGTTCACCCCGTCAGCAGCCGTGAGTTCAAACTTTCTCGCTCAGGCCGTCATTCAAATCAAAACTTTATGCGAACGTTAACGTCTTATTGTTCTATCGTTTCCTGTCTTTTAGGAAACAAGGTGATCTCCCACCTGCTGCTGACAGAGCCCGCCCCTCTGGCTGCCAGTCAGGATGATTCGACCAATGACGGCAGCCTGCGGACGCTGCTGACCCTCTGTGACCTCCTGAACCGCGAGCTGCtggttctgattggctgggccAAACAGATCCCAG GCTTCTCCGCGCTGTCATTGGTCGACCAGATGTCGCTGCTGCAGAGCGGCTGGATGGAGGCGTTGCTGGTGGGCGTGGCCTGGCGTTCGCAGGCCTCGGCGGGGGAGGAGCTTGTGTTCGCCAGGAACCTGCAGCTGGACGAGGCTCAGTGTCGAGCCGCCGGATTGGCCGACCTGTACGAGGCGCTGCGTCACCTGACGTCCAGGTACCAGGCGATGAACCTGAGCCCCGAGGAGGTGGTGACGCTGAAGGCCATGGCGCTCGCTAACTCcg ACGCGGAGCCGGTGGACTGTCCGGACTCGGTGCAGCGGTTCCAGGACGGGCTCCACGAGGCGCTGCAGGAGTACGAGTCGTCCCGCAGGGAGCAGCACCGGGCGGGTCGGCTGCTGATGAGCCTCCCTCTGCTGCGGCAGACCGCCGACCGAGCCGTGCAGGCCTTCCTGCGGCTACACCGCCACCGCCGCGTCCCCCTCcacaaactgctgctggagATGCTCGACGCCAAGGCCTGa